From a single Bacillus pumilus genomic region:
- the cdaS gene encoding sporulation-specific diadenylate cyclase CdaS, whose protein sequence is MFNRTNEEARFKGDMRTHLMNIMKDTSDIIDSLDETEQCLLCDLESLHDQFNEMHAEASSFYLQAYMEEFTPGFAQFSLAIEHLSKQKHGALIVIQRRDEVEDFIQKGTNLHAKISASLIESIFYPGNPLHDGALLVKENTLVSAANVLPLTSKKVSPSLGTRHRAAIGLSGMTDALVLVVSEETGKMSFAKEGVLYPLTVKDPEIRK, encoded by the coding sequence ATGTTCAATCGTACAAACGAGGAAGCGCGATTTAAAGGAGACATGAGAACTCATTTGATGAACATCATGAAGGATACAAGTGACATTATTGATTCACTTGATGAGACCGAGCAATGTCTACTTTGTGATCTCGAGTCATTACATGATCAGTTTAATGAAATGCATGCAGAGGCTTCCTCGTTTTATTTGCAAGCGTATATGGAAGAATTCACGCCAGGATTTGCTCAATTTTCGTTAGCCATTGAGCATTTATCTAAACAAAAGCACGGCGCACTGATTGTGATTCAAAGGCGGGATGAGGTCGAGGATTTTATTCAAAAAGGGACAAACCTTCATGCGAAAATTAGTGCTTCATTAATCGAAAGCATTTTCTATCCAGGAAATCCACTTCATGATGGTGCTCTTTTAGTCAAAGAAAACACGCTCGTATCTGCTGCAAATGTGCTTCCACTCACTTCAAAAAAAGTCAGTCCATCTCTTGGGACAAGACACAGGGCAGCAATCGGACTCTCTGGTATGACCGACGCACTTGTTCTCGTTGTATCAGAGGAAACGGGAAAAATGTCGTTTGCAAAAGAAGGAGTCCTTTATCCGCTCACTGTAAAAGACCCTGAAATAAGAAAATAA
- a CDS encoding MATE family efflux transporter: MRETNSIRAKLTQFLTILIPILITQAGLSLITFLDTVMSGKVSAEDLAGVAIGSSIWTPVYTGLAGILMAVTPIVAQLMGARHKEDVPRAVFQAIYLSFLLSIGVIAIGTISIPFILGGLGLEQSVEDIARHFLSFLAFGIIPLFGYSVLRSFIDALGKTRVTMFITLTALPMNFVLNYVFIFGHFGFPKLGGAGAGLASAITYWAIFIMSICIVMKAEPFASFRLFQKLPRINISRMRQILKIGLPIGFAIFFETSIFAAVTLLMGHFDTVTIASHQAAMNFASILYILPLSISMALTIVVGFEAGAMRYKDAQSYSYIGIGTAVLFSLCTAALILLLRPEIAGLYTAESSVLQMTQDFLIYAIFFQLSDAIAAPIQGALRGYKDVNYTLIAAFVSYWVIGLPSGYLIGTYTSFGAFGYWIGLIAGLAAGAVVLFIRLRLIEKRLLQHAVHQ, encoded by the coding sequence ATGAGAGAAACGAATAGTATTCGAGCAAAGCTGACACAATTTTTAACCATTTTGATTCCCATTTTAATCACTCAAGCAGGTCTTTCGCTTATTACATTTTTAGACACGGTGATGTCTGGAAAAGTGAGTGCAGAAGACCTCGCGGGTGTTGCGATCGGTTCTAGTATTTGGACACCCGTTTATACGGGACTTGCCGGTATATTGATGGCCGTGACGCCGATTGTGGCTCAGCTGATGGGCGCTAGGCATAAAGAAGATGTTCCACGCGCTGTCTTTCAAGCGATCTATTTATCCTTTCTTTTAAGTATCGGTGTGATTGCGATTGGTACAATCAGCATTCCTTTCATATTAGGAGGACTTGGGCTTGAGCAATCGGTAGAGGATATTGCGCGGCATTTTTTAAGTTTTCTTGCTTTTGGAATCATTCCGCTGTTTGGTTATTCGGTGCTTAGATCATTTATTGATGCATTAGGAAAAACACGTGTGACGATGTTCATCACGTTAACAGCGCTTCCGATGAACTTTGTTTTAAACTATGTATTCATTTTTGGTCATTTCGGCTTCCCAAAGCTTGGCGGAGCGGGGGCTGGCCTCGCATCTGCTATCACATATTGGGCCATTTTCATCATGAGTATTTGTATTGTTATGAAAGCAGAACCTTTTGCCTCATTTCGTTTGTTTCAAAAACTGCCTCGAATCAATATTTCTCGAATGAGGCAAATACTCAAAATCGGCCTTCCTATCGGGTTTGCGATCTTTTTTGAAACGAGTATCTTTGCAGCAGTCACGCTATTAATGGGTCACTTTGATACCGTGACAATCGCAAGTCACCAGGCTGCGATGAACTTTGCTTCTATCTTATATATCTTACCGCTTAGTATTTCAATGGCTTTAACGATTGTCGTTGGGTTTGAAGCCGGTGCCATGCGTTATAAAGATGCACAAAGCTACAGCTATATTGGAATTGGAACGGCCGTATTATTTTCATTATGTACAGCCGCACTCATCTTGTTATTGAGACCTGAGATTGCTGGTTTATACACAGCTGAATCATCTGTTTTACAAATGACACAGGACTTTTTGATTTATGCGATCTTTTTCCAGTTGTCAGACGCAATTGCTGCACCTATCCAAGGGGCTCTACGGGGCTATAAAGATGTAAACTATACTCTCATTGCAGCATTTGTTTCATACTGGGTGATCGGTCTTCCTTCCGGGTATCTGATTGGCACCTACACCTCATTTGGAGCATTTGGCTATTGGATCGGCCTCATTGCAGGGCTTGCCGCTGGCGCCGTCGTCCTCTTTATTCGTCTCAGGTTGATTGAAAAAAGATTGCTTCAACATGCAGTCCATCAATAA
- the bshB2 gene encoding bacillithiol biosynthesis deacetylase BshB2 — protein sequence MNEHVLVMLPHPDDESFGVAGLIAQSRKRGIPVTYACGTLGEMGRNMGSPTYANRETLPELRKQELINACKEMDITDLRMLGLRDKTLEFEDDEYLADVMEAIIDEVKPTLIVTFYPGHGVHPDHDATGEAVIRALYRKKKEDRPVTYCMPITKNREEVLGNPDIVIDITDVADIKLNALRAHRTQTEGMLRELEQKLKNKEPVVQKWFDEEIFWTYQWND from the coding sequence ATGAACGAACATGTACTAGTGATGCTGCCTCACCCAGATGATGAATCCTTTGGGGTTGCAGGTCTCATTGCACAAAGCAGAAAGCGCGGTATCCCAGTCACGTATGCATGCGGGACACTTGGGGAAATGGGCAGAAATATGGGCAGCCCAACATATGCCAATCGTGAAACGCTTCCTGAATTAAGAAAACAGGAACTAATCAATGCCTGCAAAGAAATGGATATCACAGACTTACGTATGCTTGGACTGCGTGATAAAACATTAGAATTTGAAGATGACGAGTATTTGGCGGATGTGATGGAAGCCATCATCGATGAAGTCAAACCTACTCTGATTGTCACATTTTATCCAGGACACGGTGTACACCCTGATCATGATGCGACAGGGGAAGCGGTCATTCGCGCTCTTTATCGCAAGAAAAAAGAAGACCGTCCTGTCACATACTGCATGCCTATTACGAAAAATAGAGAAGAAGTGCTGGGCAATCCTGATATTGTAATTGACATTACAGATGTAGCAGATATCAAATTAAATGCACTGAGAGCACATAGAACGCAAACAGAAGGCATGCTGAGAGAGCTTGAACAGAAGCTGAAAAACAAAGAACCTGTCGTCCAAAAATGGTTCGATGAAGAAATTTTCTGGACGTACCAATGGAATGACTAA
- a CDS encoding YojF family protein — translation MKPIQTEDVTAHLEAFLNRPVFVHLETTTGSYSAHVNEQNMTVVAYIRNAKVVYSQAKIKGQGPYRVGMKTEDGWIYAEGLTDYEFDEQGRLLLAGHLPDGKLAISLQISETPFQV, via the coding sequence ATGAAACCAATTCAAACGGAAGATGTCACAGCACATCTTGAAGCGTTTTTAAATCGTCCAGTCTTCGTTCATCTTGAAACGACAACTGGTTCTTATTCAGCTCATGTAAATGAACAAAATATGACGGTCGTGGCCTATATCCGCAATGCGAAGGTCGTCTATTCACAGGCGAAAATAAAAGGACAAGGTCCGTACCGTGTTGGAATGAAAACAGAAGATGGCTGGATTTACGCAGAAGGATTAACGGATTATGAGTTTGACGAGCAAGGCCGCCTGCTGTTAGCGGGGCATTTGCCAGACGGAAAACTAGCGATCTCATTACAAATTAGTGAAACACCATTTCAGGTGTAG
- the rarD gene encoding EamA family transporter RarD yields the protein MNEQQQSKGVLYTAASFTLWGLFPLYWKLMEHISSGEILAHRILWSFVFMCGILLYLKQVRPAMQTVKGLMLDGKALFSLLLSAILISVNWYVYIWAVNHHLMLEASLGYYINPLVSVLLGIIFLKERLNKLQTIAILIAAAGVILSTVQYGSFPVVALLLAFSFGFYGLIKKRMRFTSAIGLTIETLLLAPVALVYLLFFLKEPVVTMNPNSFGSLGLLFFAGVFTAVPLLLFSEGAKRIPLYQVGILQYIAPTITLFLGLFVYHEHLSSAKIVTFLCIWVAILLFTTSQIRMKKTANSH from the coding sequence TTGAACGAACAACAGCAATCAAAAGGTGTTCTCTATACGGCAGCATCTTTTACATTATGGGGATTATTCCCGTTATATTGGAAACTGATGGAGCATATTTCGTCAGGCGAAATTTTAGCGCACAGAATTTTATGGTCATTTGTTTTTATGTGCGGTATTCTTCTTTATTTAAAACAAGTCCGGCCGGCAATGCAGACAGTGAAAGGTCTCATGCTGGATGGCAAAGCACTTTTCTCCCTACTTTTATCTGCTATTTTAATATCGGTTAACTGGTATGTATATATTTGGGCAGTCAATCATCATCTTATGCTAGAAGCTAGTTTAGGGTATTATATTAATCCGCTTGTCTCTGTTTTACTAGGCATCATATTCTTAAAAGAGCGGCTCAATAAATTACAAACCATTGCGATTCTCATTGCCGCCGCTGGAGTGATCCTTTCAACGGTTCAGTACGGTTCATTTCCTGTCGTTGCGTTATTACTTGCCTTTAGCTTTGGTTTTTATGGATTGATTAAAAAAAGAATGAGATTTACAAGCGCAATTGGTTTGACAATTGAAACCTTGCTACTCGCACCGGTGGCACTTGTGTACTTATTATTCTTCTTAAAAGAACCTGTGGTGACAATGAATCCTAACAGCTTCGGATCGCTTGGTCTCTTATTCTTTGCGGGGGTCTTTACAGCGGTGCCACTTCTTTTATTCTCTGAAGGAGCAAAAAGAATTCCGCTATATCAAGTAGGTATTTTACAATACATTGCACCGACAATTACACTGTTTTTAGGGTTATTTGTGTATCACGAGCATTTATCTTCAGCTAAAATTGTGACGTTCCTTTGTATCTGGGTCGCGATTTTATTGTTTACGACCTCTCAAATACGCATGAAAAAAACAGCCAATTCTCATTAA
- a CDS encoding spore gernimation protein GerT, whose amino-acid sequence MFDWNRLFPFQKQFSKEALKNSDPKDVEQYVNQVMESVFGSNYPAQFPFQDPLSQHQKTRETDVQKEKEPEVEVFETTDHVFVKIELARPNTEKVKIKHTANLLFIDHFPEEDKQKKVVLPAAVKRKGTKASYQDGILEIMFLKHDDPGISEIDIPL is encoded by the coding sequence ATGTTTGACTGGAACCGATTATTTCCTTTTCAAAAGCAATTTTCAAAAGAAGCCTTAAAGAATTCAGACCCTAAAGACGTTGAGCAGTATGTCAATCAAGTGATGGAAAGTGTATTCGGCTCCAATTATCCTGCTCAGTTCCCTTTTCAGGACCCACTCTCTCAACATCAAAAAACGAGAGAAACAGACGTCCAAAAAGAAAAAGAACCCGAAGTGGAAGTGTTCGAAACGACTGATCATGTGTTCGTTAAAATTGAGCTTGCTCGGCCAAACACAGAAAAAGTAAAAATCAAACATACAGCCAATCTGCTGTTTATTGATCATTTTCCTGAAGAAGATAAGCAAAAGAAAGTCGTCCTCCCTGCTGCTGTAAAAAGAAAAGGAACGAAGGCTTCTTATCAGGACGGTATTTTGGAGATTATGTTTTTAAAGCATGATGATCCAGGCATCTCTGAAATTGATATTCCATTATAA
- a CDS encoding winged helix-turn-helix transcriptional regulator — translation MEFQLCPHIQQAFLLLGKRWNGLIIHVLLDGPKRFKDMTDIIPSISQKMLAERLKELEQEGIIKRTVLPETPVKVIYCLTDKGKALNGVFHEVSKWAGEYTESHEKKEQA, via the coding sequence ATGGAATTTCAATTATGTCCGCACATTCAGCAAGCTTTTTTACTGTTAGGCAAAAGGTGGAATGGTCTCATTATTCATGTATTGCTTGATGGTCCAAAGCGTTTTAAAGACATGACGGACATTATCCCATCTATCAGTCAAAAAATGCTCGCAGAACGTTTAAAGGAACTTGAGCAAGAAGGGATTATAAAACGAACTGTCCTGCCTGAGACGCCTGTAAAAGTGATTTATTGTTTAACTGACAAAGGCAAAGCGCTAAATGGTGTGTTTCATGAAGTATCGAAGTGGGCAGGGGAGTATACAGAATCACATGAAAAAAAGGAGCAAGCCTAG
- a CDS encoding nitroreductase family protein, with product MATDQKTIDILKQRASVKEYDTTHEMTKEELTELLDITTKAPSAWNLQHWHFTVFHSAESKAKLLPVAYNQKQISQASAVIAVLGDLEANQNGEKIYSELAEQGFITEDIKETLMTQINGAYQSEQYAREAAYSNASLAAMQLMIAAKAMGYDTCAMGGFSKDGFIKEFNVSGRYEPVMLISVGKAAKEAHKSNRFDIEEVSDFL from the coding sequence ATGGCGACCGATCAAAAAACGATTGACATTTTAAAACAAAGAGCATCAGTAAAAGAGTATGATACAACTCATGAAATGACAAAAGAAGAGTTAACAGAGCTTCTTGATATCACAACAAAAGCACCATCTGCGTGGAACCTTCAGCATTGGCATTTCACTGTTTTCCATAGTGCTGAATCTAAAGCGAAGTTACTTCCAGTCGCTTACAATCAAAAGCAAATCTCACAAGCATCCGCTGTTATTGCTGTACTAGGTGATCTTGAAGCCAATCAAAATGGCGAAAAAATCTACAGTGAGCTGGCTGAACAAGGCTTCATTACAGAAGACATTAAAGAAACATTGATGACGCAAATCAATGGTGCTTACCAAAGTGAGCAGTATGCACGTGAAGCTGCGTATTCAAATGCTTCATTAGCTGCTATGCAATTAATGATTGCTGCAAAAGCAATGGGCTATGATACATGTGCAATGGGTGGTTTCAGCAAAGACGGCTTCATTAAAGAATTCAATGTAAGCGGCCGTTACGAGCCAGTTATGCTAATTTCAGTTGGTAAAGCAGCGAAAGAAGCTCATAAAAGCAATCGCTTCGACATCGAAGAAGTATCTGATTTCCTTTAA
- a CDS encoding DUF3311 domain-containing protein: MNKKLILALLIAIPFIGQLALLPFANRIHPFVIGLPFFHFWLLLWIVLTPICTFIIYRMQHSNGGTD; the protein is encoded by the coding sequence ATGAATAAAAAATTGATACTCGCACTACTCATTGCGATTCCATTCATCGGACAGCTTGCTCTGCTGCCCTTTGCGAATCGTATTCATCCATTTGTGATAGGGCTGCCTTTTTTTCACTTCTGGCTCTTACTATGGATTGTTCTCACACCAATCTGCACTTTTATCATTTACCGAATGCAACATTCAAATGGAGGAACTGACTAA
- a CDS encoding sodium:solute symporter family protein, with amino-acid sequence MQGNLTALLITASIIFIVVVIGFAAGRDKSSRQSVEEWSVGGRKFGGLLVWFLVGADLYTAYTFLGLTSTAYTAGSVAFFAIPYSVLAYFIAYFFLPKLWTVAKNHNLTTLADYARERFDSKLLSSLIAIVGVLMLIPYICLQLSGIQDTLTVAGTSYINVNAVVIISFILVALYTFFSGIKGPTYTAIIKDILVWVIMLFMVVSLPIIHFNGWTPMMNTLAKEAPQLLTIPDGGPKGILWFITASGVSALALFMWAHAATGVFTAKSADAIRKNSMFLPLYNIVLILVIFLGFIAFLVLPEDTNPRFALLHLIQTSYGGVMQGLAYSTIALASLIPCSIMAIGASNLFANNLYRDLIHPNVSPKRLTIITRSMVFIVIGLALLFGMLFPTALVTLQLIGVSGMVQIFPAIAISLFWKKQSREATIAGLVVGIIVTFTANISQVTFGLYEGFLGLLANVVVILILNPFFQKNVKDNSVIHDLFEKDKEKTEAITNNA; translated from the coding sequence ATGCAAGGAAATTTAACAGCTTTATTGATTACTGCAAGTATTATTTTCATCGTCGTGGTCATTGGATTTGCCGCTGGCCGTGACAAATCATCTAGACAGTCAGTAGAGGAATGGTCTGTTGGTGGGAGAAAATTTGGCGGGCTGCTCGTATGGTTCCTCGTTGGCGCGGACTTATATACAGCTTATACATTTTTAGGGCTCACAAGTACAGCCTATACAGCAGGAAGCGTCGCTTTTTTCGCCATCCCCTATTCAGTTTTAGCTTATTTTATTGCTTATTTCTTCTTACCAAAGCTATGGACCGTTGCGAAAAATCACAACCTGACAACCCTTGCCGATTATGCACGTGAGCGGTTTGACAGCAAGCTGTTATCTAGTTTGATTGCCATTGTTGGCGTACTAATGCTCATTCCTTATATTTGTCTTCAGCTAAGCGGAATTCAAGACACTTTAACGGTCGCTGGTACTAGTTATATTAATGTGAATGCAGTTGTTATTATTTCATTTATCTTAGTCGCACTTTATACATTTTTCAGTGGTATTAAAGGTCCTACATATACAGCTATTATAAAAGATATTCTCGTTTGGGTCATCATGCTCTTTATGGTCGTTTCACTGCCAATCATTCATTTTAACGGCTGGACCCCAATGATGAATACGTTAGCCAAAGAAGCGCCACAGCTTCTAACGATCCCTGATGGCGGCCCTAAAGGCATTTTATGGTTCATTACCGCTTCTGGCGTTTCTGCCCTTGCTTTGTTTATGTGGGCGCATGCGGCAACAGGGGTTTTTACAGCCAAAAGTGCAGATGCTATCCGCAAAAACAGTATGTTTCTGCCGCTTTATAACATCGTATTGATTTTGGTCATCTTCCTTGGATTTATTGCTTTTTTAGTCTTACCAGAAGATACAAATCCAAGGTTTGCTCTTCTTCATTTAATTCAAACGTCATATGGCGGCGTGATGCAGGGACTCGCTTATTCAACGATTGCACTAGCTTCCCTCATTCCATGCTCGATTATGGCGATTGGCGCATCGAATTTATTTGCCAATAATTTATACCGTGATTTAATTCATCCGAATGTGTCACCAAAAAGATTGACCATCATCACTCGTTCAATGGTGTTTATCGTCATCGGACTGGCCCTTTTATTCGGGATGCTTTTCCCAACAGCACTTGTCACGCTTCAGCTCATTGGCGTTTCAGGAATGGTTCAAATCTTCCCAGCCATTGCGATCAGCTTGTTCTGGAAAAAACAATCGAGAGAAGCAACGATTGCGGGGTTAGTGGTAGGCATCATCGTCACCTTTACAGCCAATATCTCTCAAGTCACGTTCGGGCTTTATGAAGGTTTTCTTGGTTTACTAGCAAACGTTGTGGTCATCTTAATCTTGAATCCATTCTTCCAAAAGAATGTCAAAGACAATTCTGTCATACATGATCTATTTGAAAAAGATAAGGAAAAAACAGAAGCGATCACAAATAACGCATAA
- a CDS encoding S41 family peptidase — translation MKKQFKFVIAILVTAALSSAITFVITKQGAVSVTGDEKFSKLMAAYTKVKDEYYEKTDDQKLVDGAIQGMIASLDDPYSTYMDQEEAEGFNNTISSSFEGIGAQVEEKDGQILIVAPIKGSPAEKAGLKPHDRILKVDGKSTKGMSVNQAVSLIRGKKGTDVQLHLNRQGVGNVDVTITRDTIPLETVYAKLTKDKIGEIQITSFAETTSKELDKAIDDLEKKGAKGYVIDLRDNPGGIMTEAIEMSNDFIDKGKVIMQVEEKGKKEEYKAEKDRKVHQPAVVLVNGGSASAAEIMAAALHQSSGIQIVGEKTFGKGTVQNAQSYNDGSSVKLTIAKWLTPNGSWIHKKGIEPQVKASLPSYAKLPYLSPKKTYQLNDNGDEVKAAQKMFEALGYKAKANGEYDQAFQSIVKRFQTDNDLKANGILTGDTTTVLMTKLQDKLKNNDTQMKKAIEVLKKEMK, via the coding sequence TTGAAAAAACAATTTAAGTTCGTCATCGCCATCCTGGTGACAGCAGCACTGTCCTCAGCGATTACATTTGTGATCACAAAACAAGGTGCTGTCAGTGTCACAGGAGATGAGAAGTTTAGTAAACTCATGGCTGCGTATACGAAGGTAAAAGATGAGTATTACGAAAAAACGGATGATCAAAAACTAGTAGATGGTGCGATTCAAGGAATGATTGCATCACTTGATGATCCATACTCTACATATATGGATCAGGAGGAAGCCGAAGGATTCAACAACACCATTTCTTCTTCATTTGAAGGAATTGGTGCACAAGTAGAAGAGAAGGATGGACAAATTTTAATTGTCGCGCCGATTAAAGGCTCTCCTGCTGAAAAAGCCGGGTTAAAACCTCACGATCGTATTTTAAAGGTGGATGGAAAAAGCACAAAAGGCATGTCGGTCAATCAAGCAGTTTCTCTCATCAGAGGGAAAAAAGGAACGGATGTTCAGCTGCACCTTAACCGCCAAGGAGTAGGCAATGTCGATGTGACGATCACAAGAGATACCATTCCTCTTGAAACGGTGTATGCAAAACTCACTAAAGACAAAATAGGAGAAATCCAAATTACGTCCTTTGCTGAAACAACATCTAAAGAGCTAGATAAAGCCATTGATGACCTTGAGAAAAAAGGGGCAAAAGGCTATGTCATTGACCTGAGAGATAACCCAGGCGGCATTATGACAGAAGCGATTGAAATGAGTAATGACTTTATCGATAAAGGGAAAGTCATCATGCAGGTTGAAGAAAAAGGGAAGAAAGAAGAGTACAAGGCTGAAAAAGACCGTAAAGTTCATCAGCCGGCAGTTGTCCTTGTAAATGGTGGCTCAGCCAGTGCTGCTGAAATCATGGCAGCGGCTCTTCACCAATCTTCAGGTATCCAAATTGTTGGTGAAAAGACGTTTGGTAAAGGGACTGTGCAAAATGCGCAAAGCTATAATGATGGCTCTAGCGTCAAATTAACCATTGCCAAGTGGCTCACACCGAATGGTTCATGGATTCACAAAAAAGGAATTGAACCACAGGTCAAAGCATCGCTCCCAAGTTATGCAAAGCTGCCATACTTAAGCCCGAAAAAAACGTATCAGCTGAATGACAATGGAGATGAAGTCAAAGCGGCTCAAAAAATGTTCGAAGCGCTTGGCTACAAAGCAAAAGCAAATGGCGAGTACGATCAAGCCTTTCAGTCTATCGTCAAAAGATTCCAAACAGACAACGACCTGAAAGCAAACGGTATTCTGACAGGAGATACAACGACAGTACTGATGACGAAGCTCCAAGATAAGCTAAAGAATAATGATACTCAAATGAAAAAAGCCATTGAAGTTTTGAAAAAAGAAATGAAATAA
- a CDS encoding class I SAM-dependent methyltransferase: MSDYVEMLAYFGISSAHPGGIELTKTMLEHIKMTPDARILDAGCGTGQTAAYLGNIGYHVEAIDTHPLMIEKANLRFKREELPIRALQASIEQLPFPDEAFNLLISESVLSFTNLPAALAEIKRVLAPGSQMIANEAVLKAPLTPEELATVRDFYGFHSLFSVEEWKEQLKAAGFHDIRILSFDEHMVQEEPTEMELSEHIPPSLYETMQTHYDLIQAHRKQLSHILFECSV; the protein is encoded by the coding sequence ATGAGTGATTATGTAGAAATGCTTGCCTATTTTGGCATATCCAGTGCCCATCCTGGCGGGATTGAGTTAACAAAAACAATGCTTGAGCATATAAAAATGACACCGGATGCGCGTATACTGGATGCCGGATGCGGGACAGGTCAAACGGCAGCATATTTAGGAAATATCGGTTATCACGTAGAGGCGATTGATACACATCCTTTGATGATTGAAAAGGCCAACCTGCGATTCAAACGAGAAGAACTGCCGATCCGTGCATTGCAAGCATCGATTGAACAGCTGCCATTTCCAGATGAAGCATTCAATCTTCTCATCAGTGAATCTGTTTTAAGCTTCACCAACCTTCCAGCTGCACTCGCTGAGATCAAACGTGTGCTTGCCCCTGGAAGTCAAATGATCGCAAATGAAGCTGTGTTAAAAGCCCCACTCACACCTGAGGAGCTCGCCACCGTTCGAGATTTTTACGGGTTTCACTCGCTCTTTTCGGTTGAAGAATGGAAGGAGCAGCTAAAAGCAGCAGGATTCCATGACATTCGCATTCTCTCATTCGATGAACATATGGTACAGGAGGAGCCGACGGAAATGGAGTTATCTGAACACATCCCACCTTCTCTTTACGAAACGATGCAAACACACTACGATCTCATTCAAGCGCACCGGAAGCAGCTTAGTCACATTCTATTTGAATGTAGCGTATAA
- a CDS encoding M15 family metallopeptidase has protein sequence MKKSYKILSIASILGLTAALSGCQLLEQKSGTTESNKTNEQKSATNSSTQQNSNNTADSSDQELTLKSEYFNDIKVVSGLKTIQNPENVLALVNKEYALPGTYKPSDLVVPKVEFSFTEDIEKRYIRKEAAEALEKLFKSAKKENFELAAVSGYRSYDRQKVIFDSEVKLKGKNKAQEAVALPGESEHQTGLAMDISSKSAGFEISEKFGETPDGKWVAKNAYKYGFIIRYPKGKEDITKYEYEPWHLRYVGKEAAKAMHDHDLTFEEYMNKVKKI, from the coding sequence ATGAAGAAAAGCTATAAAATACTCTCAATCGCATCAATTCTTGGTTTGACAGCCGCATTATCGGGCTGCCAGTTACTGGAGCAAAAAAGCGGTACAACTGAATCGAACAAAACAAACGAACAAAAGAGCGCAACAAATTCATCTACCCAGCAAAACTCAAACAATACAGCAGATTCATCGGATCAAGAGCTGACGTTAAAGAGTGAATATTTCAATGACATCAAGGTGGTAAGCGGGCTGAAAACTATTCAAAATCCTGAAAACGTGCTGGCGCTTGTCAACAAAGAATACGCATTACCAGGAACCTATAAACCTTCTGATCTCGTTGTACCAAAAGTAGAATTCTCTTTTACAGAGGATATTGAAAAACGATATATTCGTAAAGAGGCAGCGGAAGCGCTTGAGAAATTGTTCAAAAGTGCGAAAAAGGAAAACTTCGAGCTGGCTGCAGTATCTGGCTATCGCTCCTATGACCGTCAAAAAGTCATTTTTGATAGTGAAGTTAAATTAAAAGGCAAGAACAAAGCACAAGAAGCAGTAGCACTACCAGGCGAAAGTGAACATCAAACAGGCCTTGCTATGGACATTTCCTCAAAAAGTGCCGGATTTGAGATCTCTGAAAAGTTTGGTGAAACACCTGATGGCAAGTGGGTGGCTAAAAACGCCTATAAATATGGCTTTATCATCCGTTATCCAAAAGGAAAAGAAGACATTACGAAATATGAATATGAGCCATGGCATCTGCGCTATGTTGGAAAAGAAGCAGCAAAAGCGATGCATGATCACGATTTAACATTTGAAGAGTACATGAACAAAGTGAAGAAAATCTAA